Proteins encoded within one genomic window of Pseudalkalibacillus sp. SCS-8:
- a CDS encoding phospholipase D family protein, translated as MAKLNIKKKHYKHIIIWSLVIIYISTMVYHTYKSLPAGISYESEVYRMDDVQFYHDLTYQKDGELKKELNIFERINEIIMDAEEFIVIDMFMFNGYYDRKIDFPPISENLEDTIIKKKKQNPDIKIIFISDEINTGYNSYPSKLLSRLEENGVEVVYTNLNRLRDPTPLYSGIWRMFFQWFGQEGDGWIMNPFASEAPELTARSYLKLLNVKANHRKIVATDKTALVSSANPHDASGFHGNVAFEVEGPIIQEILDAEQAVLAISEKGVQMPTYEPKKDAAPEKGQYKVQYFTEGKAHKHIVEAIEKTKPDQKIRLGMFYIADRSVIEPLIKAAKRGVDVKIILDPNQTAFGNKKTGLPNIPVAMEMVEDSKGAIDIRWYNTTIQQYHTKMMYIKGKKESTIIAGSANYTKRNLEAFNLEADLQIQGPNDSKVMKDVDAYFERLWNNDGGEYTVEYGKYEDTLTYVQRAVYAVQKFLRLTTY; from the coding sequence TTGGCGAAATTGAATATAAAGAAGAAACATTACAAACACATCATCATTTGGTCGCTGGTCATCATCTACATTTCTACTATGGTCTATCACACATATAAGTCACTTCCAGCAGGCATTTCGTACGAAAGTGAAGTTTACAGGATGGATGATGTCCAGTTTTATCATGATCTTACATATCAGAAGGATGGAGAGCTGAAGAAAGAGCTGAACATCTTCGAGCGGATCAATGAAATCATCATGGATGCTGAAGAGTTCATTGTCATTGATATGTTCATGTTCAATGGCTACTATGACCGCAAGATCGATTTCCCTCCGATTAGTGAGAACCTGGAGGATACAATCATCAAAAAGAAAAAGCAAAATCCCGATATCAAAATTATCTTCATTTCAGATGAAATCAACACGGGCTATAATTCATACCCTTCCAAGCTTTTATCAAGGCTTGAGGAGAATGGGGTAGAGGTAGTCTATACAAATCTCAACCGTCTGCGAGACCCGACACCACTTTACTCAGGGATTTGGCGGATGTTTTTCCAATGGTTCGGCCAGGAGGGTGACGGGTGGATTATGAATCCTTTCGCCAGTGAAGCACCTGAGCTGACCGCCCGCTCTTACCTGAAGCTTTTAAACGTTAAGGCGAATCATCGTAAAATTGTCGCTACAGATAAAACAGCGCTCGTAAGCTCTGCCAATCCTCATGATGCATCCGGTTTTCATGGCAATGTCGCCTTCGAGGTGGAAGGGCCGATCATTCAAGAGATCCTTGATGCCGAGCAAGCGGTTTTGGCCATTTCGGAAAAAGGGGTTCAAATGCCGACATACGAACCGAAAAAGGATGCGGCACCAGAAAAAGGGCAATACAAAGTGCAATATTTTACGGAAGGAAAAGCGCACAAACATATCGTCGAAGCGATTGAAAAAACAAAGCCTGACCAGAAAATCCGCCTCGGGATGTTCTATATCGCCGACCGATCTGTCATCGAACCGCTTATAAAAGCTGCAAAACGAGGTGTCGATGTAAAAATCATCCTCGACCCGAACCAGACAGCATTCGGGAATAAAAAAACCGGTCTACCAAACATTCCAGTCGCGATGGAAATGGTGGAGGACTCTAAGGGAGCCATCGACATTCGCTGGTACAACACGACCATCCAGCAGTACCATACGAAAATGATGTATATAAAAGGGAAAAAGGAATCGACGATCATTGCCGGGTCAGCCAATTACACGAAACGAAATCTTGAAGCGTTCAATCTTGAAGCCGACCTTCAAATCCAGGGACCGAACGATTCCAAAGTCATGAAGGATGTGGATGCTTACTTCGAACGGCTGTGGAACAACGACGGAGGGGAGTATACCGTTGAGTACGGCAAATATGAAGATACCCTCACATACGTACAGCGCGCGGTTTATGCAGTTCAGAAATTCCTCCGACTGACAACCTATTAA
- a CDS encoding 5'-nucleotidase C-terminal domain-containing protein has translation MQHLLARKWTTLMLVFAMVVALLPAGLAQAATTTIEEAKTMTGQTVTVEGVVTADFTGNNLSAYIQDDTAGINVYSRNKDLAVLEEGQRIRVTGTIKIYRGLTEIEPGSIEILSSDNQLPPAQATELATLYNDEAEPLEGSLVKVRGFIQSIPTSNAGSGYNISFIDDSLQGSVLRVDYATGIDLSQLKEGHWYDVTAVVGQYYDYQLMPRSLADFELVDPQPAAPKPKEFYDAVVDRVVDGDTVYIQDSVLGTTKIRMLSMDTPETNYNGNTQGAHAEAATEELKRLLPAGTAITLEVGDQPTDSYGRLLAHVKKGELNVNMEMVRLGRAVPYFIYPNMKHFEHYNTAAKEAIENGRGMWNPADPIAELPYEFRFNLRGGPDKFVGNYFTKEYVSPERWEEIPVEDRVFFFTEQEAMDAGYVKNDSPANGNIKVQLLGLNDLHGKIDVTKRSGGEEYGRIDYLAAHLKQREATNPNTLTVHAGDMIGASSPVSALLQDEPTVELMEDVGFDVGVVGNHEFDEGVDELLRLINGEKHPNGLADYDGMDYPLLAANVEYKDSGELLLEPYKIFEIGGTKIGFIGVVTEDTPSMVIPDGIKDVGFTDEAEAVNRFVPELQAQGVEAIVVLAHEPVSMKDGVATGEAADLANKINDAVDVIFAGHNHMKVNAVVDNKLIVQAWEYGMAFSDVDLEIDPVTNDIVKKSAEIVDVVHNGISPDAEITAKLDEYLEIVGPKLNEVIGEAAFAIEGGYTDKGLVGDNALGNLIAEGMRAEMNADFALMNGGGIRDDLDAGEITWGELYNIQPFGNTLVKIELTGDDLRQVVNTQLNPEYGPEMSIAGFRYTWNEETTEVVNLYLPDGTMVEPEATYTVVVNSYMYPHGRDKYRLYELGENPVQGPTDLDGTINFIKSFGGPVEMYPDGRISSDYLAPVTDVVSSVDEEDTVRYMVEVTDGEGVGVLKTEYRINNGEWMTLEGDTLTFTEEDYDNDERYQLDIRSVDQNFNKEDIQTFYFGEPEDKEEAFEEDIEELHEMIDEAEEAGLFKNHGTAQSIRAKIDSIHSEEKTNNREKKLEKLQAWINKKNGKHIEPTFAEQMEEEIEEMIEEL, from the coding sequence ATGCAACATCTACTTGCAAGAAAATGGACAACCTTGATGCTCGTTTTTGCAATGGTCGTAGCATTGCTGCCAGCTGGTTTGGCGCAGGCTGCAACGACGACGATTGAAGAAGCGAAAACGATGACTGGTCAAACGGTCACTGTTGAAGGCGTCGTAACAGCAGATTTCACAGGTAACAATCTATCAGCGTACATACAGGATGATACAGCAGGAATCAACGTTTATTCGAGAAACAAGGATTTAGCAGTTTTAGAGGAAGGCCAAAGAATCAGGGTCACGGGAACGATCAAGATCTATAGAGGTTTGACTGAAATCGAGCCGGGGTCGATCGAGATTTTATCCAGCGACAACCAATTGCCACCAGCTCAAGCTACGGAACTTGCAACGCTATACAATGACGAGGCTGAACCACTTGAAGGATCACTCGTAAAGGTGCGCGGGTTTATCCAGTCGATCCCTACTTCCAATGCAGGGAGCGGCTACAACATCTCGTTCATAGATGATAGTTTACAAGGATCCGTGCTTCGGGTCGATTATGCGACAGGAATTGATCTGTCACAGCTGAAGGAAGGTCACTGGTACGATGTGACAGCGGTGGTCGGCCAGTATTACGATTATCAGCTCATGCCACGTTCATTGGCAGATTTCGAGCTTGTCGATCCACAACCGGCAGCACCTAAGCCGAAAGAGTTTTATGATGCAGTTGTTGATCGAGTCGTAGACGGCGATACAGTCTATATTCAGGATTCTGTGCTTGGCACAACAAAAATCCGTATGCTTTCAATGGATACACCGGAAACGAATTACAATGGAAACACGCAAGGAGCGCACGCTGAAGCAGCGACAGAAGAGCTGAAGCGTCTTCTTCCAGCAGGTACTGCGATTACGTTAGAAGTCGGGGATCAGCCGACGGATTCCTACGGACGTTTGCTTGCTCATGTGAAAAAAGGAGAGCTGAACGTCAATATGGAGATGGTCCGTTTAGGTCGTGCGGTACCGTATTTTATTTATCCGAACATGAAGCATTTCGAGCATTACAATACCGCAGCGAAGGAAGCGATCGAAAACGGCCGTGGCATGTGGAATCCAGCGGATCCGATTGCTGAATTGCCTTATGAATTCCGTTTCAATTTAAGAGGCGGACCGGATAAGTTTGTCGGCAACTATTTTACAAAGGAATACGTTTCGCCTGAAAGATGGGAAGAGATTCCTGTTGAGGATCGTGTGTTCTTCTTTACAGAGCAAGAAGCAATGGACGCAGGTTATGTGAAAAACGACAGCCCAGCTAACGGAAACATCAAGGTCCAATTGCTCGGATTGAACGACCTTCACGGTAAAATTGATGTCACGAAGCGCTCTGGTGGCGAGGAGTATGGTCGTATCGATTACCTTGCGGCGCACTTGAAGCAGCGCGAGGCGACGAATCCGAACACGCTGACTGTCCACGCTGGTGATATGATTGGCGCAAGCTCACCTGTATCAGCACTTTTACAGGATGAACCGACGGTCGAGCTGATGGAGGATGTTGGCTTTGATGTCGGTGTAGTAGGAAATCATGAGTTCGATGAAGGTGTTGATGAACTTCTCCGTCTTATTAACGGCGAGAAGCATCCGAACGGGCTCGCAGACTATGATGGAATGGACTATCCATTGCTAGCCGCGAACGTTGAATACAAGGATAGCGGTGAATTGCTGCTTGAGCCGTATAAAATTTTTGAAATTGGCGGAACGAAGATTGGTTTCATCGGTGTCGTCACAGAGGATACGCCGAGCATGGTCATTCCGGATGGCATCAAGGACGTTGGTTTTACGGATGAAGCGGAAGCAGTGAACCGTTTCGTACCTGAGCTTCAAGCACAAGGTGTTGAAGCGATCGTGGTTCTTGCTCACGAACCAGTGAGTATGAAGGATGGGGTTGCAACAGGCGAGGCGGCAGATTTGGCGAACAAAATCAACGATGCAGTAGATGTGATTTTTGCCGGGCATAATCATATGAAAGTGAATGCGGTGGTCGACAACAAGCTGATCGTTCAGGCTTGGGAATACGGCATGGCCTTTTCCGATGTGGATCTCGAAATCGATCCAGTCACGAACGATATCGTAAAAAAATCCGCAGAAATCGTGGATGTTGTGCATAACGGAATTTCACCAGATGCTGAAATCACAGCAAAGTTGGATGAGTATTTAGAAATCGTCGGACCGAAGCTGAACGAGGTTATCGGAGAAGCAGCGTTCGCGATTGAAGGCGGGTATACCGATAAAGGTCTTGTCGGTGATAATGCACTCGGAAACCTTATTGCAGAAGGCATGCGGGCGGAAATGAACGCAGACTTCGCGTTGATGAACGGAGGCGGAATCCGTGATGACCTTGATGCAGGTGAGATTACTTGGGGTGAGCTGTACAACATTCAGCCGTTCGGAAACACGTTGGTGAAGATTGAGCTGACAGGAGATGACCTTCGGCAAGTGGTGAACACGCAGCTCAATCCGGAATATGGACCGGAAATGAGCATTGCCGGCTTCCGTTACACTTGGAATGAAGAGACGACCGAGGTTGTGAACTTATACCTACCTGATGGAACAATGGTAGAGCCTGAAGCGACGTACACGGTCGTCGTGAACAGTTATATGTATCCACATGGTAGAGACAAGTACCGCCTTTATGAATTGGGTGAAAATCCAGTTCAAGGACCGACTGATTTGGACGGGACGATCAACTTCATCAAGAGCTTCGGTGGTCCAGTTGAAATGTACCCGGATGGACGGATCAGCAGCGACTACCTTGCTCCAGTGACCGATGTAGTCAGTTCCGTTGACGAAGAAGATACGGTACGTTACATGGTTGAGGTGACAGACGGTGAAGGAGTCGGTGTTCTAAAAACAGAATACCGCATTAACAACGGAGAGTGGATGACGCTTGAAGGTGACACGCTGACGTTCACCGAGGAAGACTATGACAATGACGAGCGTTACCAGCTTGATATCCGTTCCGTTGATCAAAACTTCAACAAAGAAGACATCCAAACGTTCTACTTCGGCGAACCAGAGGATAAAGAAGAGGCGTTTGAAGAAGACATCGAGGAGCTCCATGAAATGATTGACGAAGCGGAAGAGGCTGGTTTATTCAAAAACCACGGTACCGCTCAATCCATACGTGCGAAAATCGATTCGATTCATAGTGAGGAAAAAACAAACAATCGTGAGAAAAAACTTGAGAAGCTCCAAGCCTGGATCAATAAAAAGAACGGCAAACACATCGAACCAACATTTGCGGAACAAATGGAAGAAGAAATTGAAGAAATGATTGAAGAGCTATAA
- a CDS encoding Spo0E family sporulation regulatory protein-aspartic acid phosphatase — translation MTKSSLLDIKDEVYMLQKLMYEQSKQLDNFSDPAIVKISQLLDEKLNIIQKAQVKN, via the coding sequence ATGACTAAATCTAGCTTACTTGATATAAAGGATGAAGTTTATATGCTGCAAAAATTGATGTACGAGCAGAGCAAACAGCTTGATAATTTCTCGGATCCAGCCATTGTGAAAATCAGCCAGCTGCTAGATGAAAAGCTCAACATCATTCAAAAAGCACAAGTTAAAAACTAG
- a CDS encoding flagellar motor protein MotB has product MRRRRWNQEEEGVKGYFWPSFTDMMAMMVLVMLFIAIIAYIQSIYNAYEQTEVRHELAKVADVKQHISDLIEKRLEENVGKDKIIRGPNNTISVEGNILFDTGSAEISPSGKKVLAQLADALVQIIDEQELSRYLYIILIEGHTDSVPYDNWTLSTERAVSVVKYMQEVNPKFKQPKYAQYVAATGYSEYKPIAEGATKESLQKNRRISFQIILDDEKWQKKLKGIVNEY; this is encoded by the coding sequence ATGCGTAGAAGAAGATGGAACCAAGAAGAGGAAGGTGTCAAAGGATACTTCTGGCCGTCATTCACCGATATGATGGCGATGATGGTGCTCGTCATGCTGTTCATCGCGATTATCGCCTACATCCAAAGCATCTACAACGCCTATGAACAAACAGAGGTCCGGCACGAACTGGCAAAGGTGGCGGATGTGAAACAGCACATTTCAGACTTGATTGAAAAACGACTCGAGGAAAACGTCGGGAAGGATAAAATCATCCGCGGACCGAACAATACGATTTCAGTCGAAGGAAACATTCTGTTTGATACAGGCAGTGCTGAAATCAGTCCGTCTGGTAAAAAGGTGCTCGCACAGCTTGCCGATGCACTCGTGCAAATCATCGACGAGCAGGAGCTGAGCCGCTATCTCTACATCATCTTAATCGAGGGACATACCGATTCCGTCCCGTATGACAACTGGACTCTTTCGACCGAGCGCGCCGTATCCGTCGTCAAGTACATGCAGGAGGTCAATCCAAAGTTCAAGCAACCAAAATACGCCCAGTATGTAGCCGCGACAGGATATTCCGAATACAAGCCGATTGCAGAAGGAGCAACCAAGGAATCACTACAGAAGAACCGTCGGATCTCCTTCCAAATCATCCTTGACGATGAAAAATGGCAAAAAAAGCTGAAGGGGATTGTTAATGAGTATTAA
- a CDS encoding Imm26 family immunity protein, translated as MTRKKRKRIKIGDVYAIPLPNGKYAFGRIFKDAGIGIYNYIGDNIEDIPKVEEYQFIVGVYDYVLKSGDWAVVGNRPFKSDDEAYPPPSCIIDSISGEYSIYHKGETRSATKSECEGLEVAAVWGDNHIIDRIMGDDKWHSDDKI; from the coding sequence TTGACAAGAAAGAAACGTAAACGAATTAAAATTGGAGATGTATATGCGATACCTTTGCCAAATGGCAAATATGCTTTCGGTAGAATATTTAAAGATGCTGGCATAGGAATTTATAATTATATTGGAGATAATATTGAAGACATTCCAAAGGTCGAGGAGTATCAATTTATTGTTGGTGTATATGATTATGTACTAAAATCAGGAGATTGGGCAGTTGTTGGAAATCGTCCTTTTAAAAGTGATGATGAAGCATATCCTCCTCCTTCTTGTATCATTGATAGTATTTCAGGTGAATATTCCATATACCATAAAGGGGAAACTCGAAGTGCAACAAAATCGGAATGTGAAGGATTAGAAGTGGCGGCGGTTTGGGGAGATAATCACATCATTGATAGGATTATGGGCGATGATAAGTGGCACAGTGATGATAAAATTTAA
- a CDS encoding DUF2750 domain-containing protein, with protein sequence MEFDLTINSKRRYENFIRRVSESKTVWGLKSEEGWCVCESNEYEDTEVMLFWSDEAYARQCAVEEWSHYKTTSLPLEEFMNSWLYGMKEDGLLVGVNWNAKLIGLEVEPYDLFKELEEA encoded by the coding sequence ATGGAGTTTGACTTGACTATAAATTCTAAAAGGCGATATGAAAACTTTATAAGAAGAGTGTCAGAAAGTAAGACGGTTTGGGGATTAAAGAGTGAAGAGGGATGGTGTGTGTGTGAATCGAATGAATATGAAGATACAGAGGTTATGCTTTTTTGGTCAGATGAAGCATATGCAAGGCAATGTGCAGTTGAAGAATGGTCGCATTACAAAACAACATCTTTACCTTTAGAAGAGTTTATGAATAGTTGGTTATACGGAATGAAAGAAGATGGTTTGTTAGTTGGGGTTAACTGGAATGCGAAGTTAATTGGGTTAGAAGTAGAACCTTATGACTTATTTAAAGAATTAGAAGAAGCTTAA